Proteins encoded together in one Paramagnetospirillum magnetotacticum MS-1 window:
- a CDS encoding FAD:protein FMN transferase: MTVRITRRRAITVLAAAAGLPLLMKANAAQARLVRWEGTTLGAPSTIQLFSTDEAQARAALAAAQAELARLEAIFSIYRADSALSALNRDGKLDNAPAEFVELAAHAKSLAAISDGAFDPTIQPVWQLYFSHFTAANPDAAGPSRKDLDAALALVDWKGIEIDPAGRRVALARPGMALTLNARAQGYITDKVAEVLRAHGFTQMLVDMGEPRAMEAKPDGSAWRIGIANPADNSKAVTSVDVINKCVSTSGGYGTIFDEAGKFTHIIDPRTGKTAPADLGVTVIADNATIADGLATALILAPEAKRAHILRAGGAEKAFFVTPEGVVATVTA, encoded by the coding sequence ATGACCGTTCGTATCACCCGCCGTCGTGCCATCACGGTTCTGGCCGCCGCCGCCGGACTGCCGTTGTTGATGAAGGCCAATGCCGCCCAGGCCCGCCTGGTGCGCTGGGAAGGGACGACGCTGGGCGCGCCGTCGACCATCCAGCTCTTCTCCACCGACGAGGCCCAGGCCCGCGCCGCCCTGGCCGCGGCCCAAGCCGAACTGGCCCGGCTGGAAGCCATCTTCAGCATCTACCGCGCCGATTCGGCCCTGTCGGCCTTGAACCGCGACGGCAAGCTGGACAATGCGCCCGCCGAATTCGTCGAACTGGCCGCCCATGCCAAGAGCCTGGCTGCCATCAGCGACGGCGCCTTCGACCCCACCATCCAGCCGGTGTGGCAGCTTTATTTCAGCCACTTCACCGCCGCCAACCCCGACGCAGCTGGCCCGTCGCGCAAGGATCTGGACGCGGCCCTGGCCCTGGTTGACTGGAAGGGAATCGAGATCGACCCCGCCGGGCGCCGTGTGGCCCTGGCCCGGCCCGGCATGGCGCTGACGCTCAACGCCCGCGCCCAAGGCTATATCACCGACAAGGTGGCCGAGGTGCTGCGCGCCCACGGCTTCACCCAGATGCTGGTGGATATGGGCGAGCCCCGCGCCATGGAGGCTAAGCCCGACGGCTCCGCCTGGCGCATCGGCATCGCCAATCCCGCCGACAATTCCAAGGCCGTCACCTCGGTCGACGTGATCAACAAGTGTGTCTCCACCTCGGGCGGCTATGGCACCATCTTCGACGAGGCGGGCAAGTTCACCCACATCATCGACCCCAGGACCGGCAAGACCGCTCCGGCCGATCTGGGCGTGACGGTGATCGCCGACAACGCCACCATCGCCGATGGCCTGGCCACCGCCCTGATCCTGGCCCCCGAGGCCAAGCGCGCCCATATCCTGCGGGCGGGCGGCGCGGAGAAGGCCTTCTTTGTCACGCCCGAAGGTGTGGTCGCGACGGTGACGGCCTAA
- a CDS encoding SoxR reducing system RseC family protein, translating to MSDPLSTFPDTDDRDMIEGFARVVAISDGKAWAEPEQAPSCGGCHSAGLCSIGKQIGDPTARQMAKRFALPGDLGLTVGEKVVVGVREDTLTKGALTAYGLPLVTLLAGGILGQELGRSDALAALGAVIGMVAGLFGSRIIAGILSARGELTPRFLRRTFDVPADGACHTELGHTELG from the coding sequence ATGAGCGATCCCCTGTCCACGTTTCCCGATACCGATGACCGCGACATGATCGAGGGCTTTGCCCGCGTTGTCGCCATCAGCGACGGCAAGGCCTGGGCCGAACCCGAGCAGGCGCCCAGTTGCGGCGGCTGCCACTCGGCCGGGCTGTGCAGTATCGGCAAGCAGATCGGGGACCCGACCGCGCGCCAGATGGCCAAGCGCTTCGCCCTGCCGGGCGATCTGGGCCTGACGGTGGGGGAAAAAGTGGTGGTGGGTGTGCGCGAGGACACCCTGACCAAGGGCGCGCTCACCGCCTACGGCTTGCCGCTGGTCACTTTGCTGGCGGGCGGCATCTTGGGACAGGAACTGGGTCGCAGCGATGCCTTGGCGGCGCTGGGAGCCGTCATCGGTATGGTGGCCGGGCTTTTCGGCTCCCGCATCATCGCCGGTATTCTTTCGGCACGGGGGGAACTGACCCCCCGCTTCCTGCGCCGCACATTTGATGTGCCCGCGGATGGGGCCTGCCACACGGAACTTGGCCACACGGAACTTGGGTAA
- the rsxA gene encoding electron transport complex subunit RsxA encodes MQHYLLLIISAALVSNVVLMRFLGLCSFMGVTTRVDTAVGMGAATTFCITISAMLDWGLEHYLLEPYELGYLRTVAFILVIAAAVQFTEAVVRKVSPVMFQMLGIYLPLITTNCAVLGVNLLLVEGKMNFIESTLFALASSLGYSLVMVLFAGLRERIALNAVPRLFAGPPIGFITASLLALAFMGFSGMSTN; translated from the coding sequence ATGCAACATTACCTTCTGCTGATCATCAGCGCCGCCCTGGTCAGCAATGTCGTGCTGATGCGGTTCCTGGGCCTGTGTTCCTTCATGGGCGTCACCACCCGGGTCGATACCGCCGTGGGCATGGGGGCCGCCACCACCTTCTGCATCACCATTTCGGCCATGCTGGACTGGGGTCTCGAGCACTATCTGCTGGAGCCTTACGAACTGGGCTATCTGCGCACCGTGGCCTTCATCCTGGTCATCGCGGCCGCCGTGCAGTTCACCGAGGCCGTGGTCCGCAAGGTCTCGCCCGTCATGTTCCAGATGCTGGGCATCTATCTGCCGCTGATCACCACCAACTGCGCCGTGCTGGGCGTCAATCTGCTGCTGGTTGAAGGCAAGATGAACTTCATCGAGAGCACGCTGTTCGCCCTGGCCTCGTCGCTGGGCTATTCGCTGGTCATGGTGCTGTTCGCCGGCCTCAGAGAGCGTATCGCGCTCAACGCCGTGCCACGCCTGTTCGCCGGTCCGCCCATCGGCTTCATCACCGCCAGCTTGCTGGCCCTGGCCTTCATGGGCTTTTCCGGTATGAGCACCAATTAG
- a CDS encoding RnfABCDGE type electron transport complex subunit B, whose amino-acid sequence MLLDVGSLAVMGVTLGAVLGTAAKLLAVPNNPIEEELQNLLPGSQCGQCGFVGCAQYAAALAKGGTPVTLCAPGGKATIEALAKKLGVHADADGHEEVGPRVAFVNEDLCIGCLRCIGECGSDAIVGAPKQLHTVIADACHACGKCFKICPTEAIEMRPIPQTIAAWHWNKPGEHSAH is encoded by the coding sequence ATGTTGTTGGATGTCGGAAGTCTGGCGGTGATGGGTGTGACGCTGGGCGCGGTTCTGGGAACCGCAGCCAAGCTCCTGGCCGTGCCCAATAACCCCATCGAGGAAGAGCTGCAGAACCTGCTTCCCGGTTCCCAGTGCGGCCAGTGCGGCTTCGTGGGCTGTGCCCAATACGCCGCGGCCCTGGCCAAGGGCGGCACGCCGGTCACGCTCTGCGCGCCGGGCGGCAAGGCCACCATCGAGGCTCTGGCCAAGAAGCTGGGCGTGCATGCCGATGCCGACGGTCACGAAGAGGTCGGCCCCCGCGTCGCCTTCGTCAACGAGGATCTGTGCATCGGCTGCCTGCGCTGCATCGGCGAATGCGGCTCGGACGCCATCGTCGGCGCGCCCAAGCAGCTTCACACGGTGATCGCCGACGCCTGCCACGCCTGTGGCAAGTGCTTCAAGATCTGCCCCACCGAGGCCATCGAGATGCGCCCCATCCCGCAAACCATCGCAGCCTGGCACTGGAATAAGCCCGGCGAGCATTCGGCTCATTGA
- the rsxC gene encoding electron transport complex subunit RsxC has product MKLFPILGGIHPEYRKELTSEKAIVALPLPKTLYLPLQQHMGAPANTTVSVGDEVKKGQVLAKAQGAISAAVHAPTSGRIAAITEMTAPHPSGLPQLTIMLDSDGKDEWAEPMAAIADPFAASANEIKTRVAEAGIVGLGGATFPSAVKLGLGGQHKLEILLLNGAECEPYLTCDDRVMREFAAQVVDGARIMAHALGAPKVIIAVEDNKPQAVESLKAEAAKTPNVEVVGVPVQYPMGAERHLTQAVTGRETPARKLTADVGVVVHNVATARAVHQAVRLGRPLVSRVVTVSGGGVAEPKNIEVPLGTKVSELLDFCGGISKATKRVISGGPMMGQPLPSLDVAVVKGTSGILALTQSETNEHASSPCIRCGSCVTYCPCGLVPVEMASFIRNDKLDLAAKIGVQDCVSCGSCSYICPSHIPLVHFFNYAKGKIAALDRERRKTEQTKSLVEAHNARLERQAQAKREAAAKAKAAKEAAEAAAAAQAQPTIEGGANA; this is encoded by the coding sequence ATGAAACTGTTTCCCATCCTGGGGGGCATCCACCCGGAATACCGCAAGGAGCTGACGAGCGAAAAGGCTATCGTCGCCCTGCCGCTTCCGAAGACGCTTTACCTCCCCTTGCAGCAGCATATGGGCGCGCCCGCCAATACCACCGTCAGCGTGGGTGACGAAGTCAAGAAGGGCCAGGTCCTGGCCAAGGCGCAGGGCGCCATCTCGGCCGCCGTGCATGCCCCCACTTCGGGCCGCATCGCCGCCATTACCGAGATGACCGCGCCCCATCCTTCGGGTCTGCCCCAGTTGACCATCATGCTGGATTCCGACGGCAAGGATGAGTGGGCCGAGCCCATGGCCGCCATTGCCGATCCCTTCGCGGCTTCTGCCAATGAGATCAAGACCCGCGTCGCCGAGGCCGGTATCGTCGGCCTGGGCGGGGCGACCTTCCCCTCGGCGGTGAAGCTGGGCCTGGGTGGTCAGCACAAGCTGGAAATCCTGCTCTTGAACGGCGCCGAGTGCGAGCCCTACCTCACCTGCGACGACCGTGTCATGCGCGAATTCGCGGCCCAAGTGGTGGATGGCGCCCGCATCATGGCCCATGCGCTCGGCGCTCCCAAGGTGATCATCGCCGTGGAGGACAACAAGCCCCAGGCCGTGGAATCCTTGAAGGCCGAAGCCGCCAAGACCCCCAATGTCGAAGTGGTGGGCGTGCCGGTTCAGTATCCCATGGGCGCCGAACGCCACCTGACCCAGGCGGTGACGGGGCGCGAAACGCCGGCCCGCAAGCTGACCGCCGATGTGGGCGTGGTGGTGCACAACGTCGCCACGGCGCGCGCCGTGCATCAGGCGGTGCGTCTGGGCCGTCCGCTGGTCTCGCGCGTGGTCACGGTCAGCGGCGGCGGCGTCGCCGAGCCGAAGAATATCGAAGTGCCGCTGGGCACCAAGGTGAGCGAGCTGCTGGACTTCTGCGGCGGCATCTCCAAGGCCACCAAGCGCGTCATCTCCGGCGGCCCCATGATGGGCCAGCCTTTGCCCTCGCTGGACGTGGCGGTGGTCAAGGGTACGTCGGGCATCCTGGCGCTGACCCAGTCCGAAACCAACGAACACGCATCCAGCCCCTGCATCCGCTGCGGCTCCTGCGTCACCTACTGCCCCTGCGGTCTGGTGCCGGTGGAGATGGCCAGCTTCATCAGGAACGACAAGCTGGACCTGGCCGCCAAGATCGGCGTGCAGGATTGCGTGTCCTGCGGCTCTTGCTCCTATATCTGCCCGTCGCATATTCCGCTGGTGCATTTCTTCAACTACGCCAAGGGCAAGATCGCGGCCCTCGACCGCGAACGGCGCAAGACCGAGCAGACCAAATCGCTGGTCGAGGCCCATAACGCGCGTCTCGAACGCCAGGCCCAGGCCAAGCGCGAAGCCGCCGCCAAGGCCAAGGCCGCCAAGGAGGCCGCCGAAGCCGCTGCCGCCGCCCAGGCTCAACCCACCATCGAAGGCGGGGCCAACGCATGA